A window from Cryobacterium sp. SO1 encodes these proteins:
- a CDS encoding formimidoylglutamate deiminase, whose product MTAAPLATYWCESLLVDGVVTAGVRLSIGADGRISGRADDVPAEPGDIRLGTVLPGLANAHSHAFHRALRGRTHDQGGDFWRWRESMYAVARALTPERYLLMARAVFAEMLVSGYTAVGEFHYLHHKADGTRYPQAHAMELALATAAREVGIRLALLDTSYLAGGLDTPLRPEQQGFSDGSAAGWLARWARLRETLAADAAGRPNEPALVTLGAALHSVRAVPRDAMRQILAGLPAEVPLHIHLSEHPQENADCLAVHRVTPTGLLYGLGALTPRLSVVHASHLSDDDLRMLGRTGVTVAMCPSTEADLGDGIGRARELAAAGSPIALGSDQNAVIDPFLEMRGLEMGERLASGSRGRFTPAALLRAAGADGYAALGLGPARLAPGDPADLVEVDAHSIRTMGARPDQLVLAATAADVRRVIVAGRLVADTGRLVGTAAAALAPRGSPAALLRDALDTRGTPDTPDARRPADPTPSAEAPSPA is encoded by the coding sequence GTGACCGCGGCACCGCTGGCGACCTACTGGTGCGAGTCGCTGCTGGTCGACGGCGTCGTCACCGCCGGCGTACGCCTCAGCATCGGCGCCGACGGTCGGATCTCCGGCCGTGCAGACGATGTTCCCGCCGAGCCCGGCGACATCCGCCTCGGCACCGTGCTGCCCGGCCTCGCGAACGCGCATTCGCACGCGTTCCACCGGGCCCTCCGCGGCCGCACCCACGACCAGGGTGGCGACTTCTGGCGCTGGCGGGAGTCGATGTACGCCGTCGCCCGGGCGCTCACTCCCGAGCGCTACCTGCTGATGGCCCGGGCGGTCTTCGCCGAGATGCTCGTCAGCGGCTACACCGCCGTGGGCGAGTTCCACTACCTGCACCACAAGGCCGACGGCACCCGCTATCCGCAGGCGCACGCCATGGAGCTCGCTCTGGCGACGGCAGCCCGCGAGGTGGGCATCCGCCTGGCGCTGCTGGACACCAGCTACCTGGCCGGCGGCCTCGACACCCCGCTGCGCCCCGAGCAACAGGGCTTCAGCGACGGGTCGGCGGCCGGCTGGCTGGCGCGGTGGGCGCGGCTGCGCGAGACCCTCGCAGCGGATGCCGCGGGCCGGCCGAACGAGCCGGCCCTGGTCACCCTCGGCGCCGCACTGCACTCGGTGCGGGCCGTGCCGCGTGACGCCATGCGGCAGATCCTGGCCGGGCTGCCGGCGGAGGTGCCGCTGCACATCCACCTCTCCGAGCACCCGCAGGAGAACGCCGACTGCCTGGCAGTGCATCGGGTCACCCCGACGGGGCTTCTCTACGGCCTCGGAGCCCTCACCCCGCGGCTGAGCGTCGTGCACGCCAGCCACCTCAGCGACGACGACCTCCGGATGCTCGGCCGCACCGGTGTCACCGTGGCGATGTGCCCGAGCACCGAGGCCGACCTCGGCGACGGCATCGGCCGGGCCAGGGAGCTGGCCGCCGCGGGCAGCCCGATCGCCCTGGGCTCCGATCAGAACGCAGTCATCGACCCGTTCCTGGAGATGCGCGGCCTGGAGATGGGCGAGCGCCTGGCCTCCGGCAGCCGCGGCCGGTTCACCCCCGCGGCGCTGCTGCGGGCCGCCGGCGCCGACGGTTACGCCGCGCTGGGCCTCGGCCCGGCACGCCTGGCGCCCGGTGACCCGGCCGACCTCGTCGAGGTCGACGCCCACAGCATCCGCACCATGGGCGCCCGGCCCGACCAACTGGTGCTCGCCGCCACGGCGGCCGACGTGCGGCGGGTGATCGTGGCCGGCCGCCTCGTGGCCGACACCGGCCGGCTCGTGGGGACCGCCGCCGCCGCGCTTGCACCCCGCGGCTCGCCCGCCGCGCTCCTCCGCGACGCGCTCGACACCCGCGGCACCCCCGACACCCCCGACGCCCGCCGGCCCGCCGACCCCACCCCGTCCGCCGAAGCCCCGAGTCCAGCATGA
- a CDS encoding allantoate amidohydrolase, with protein sequence MPDLVAHGVLAGLDEIADTGRDRRAGGYSRHLWQSADLELRAWFTERAERLGLNVEVDRNGNTWAWWGAPGSDAVVVGSHLDSVPGGGAYDGPLGVVSALEAVARLQAAGFTPGRPCAVLVFAEEEGSRFGVACLGSRLLSGAIDANRARALTDRAGITLGEAAATAGLDPAHLGRDQESLDRIGIFLELHVEQGRGLIDLREPLAVASSILAHGRWRLSFTGQGNHAGATPMTDRRDPMVAAAHAIVSVQQAALASPGSRATVGRIEAVPGGTNVIPSVVHAWLDARAETDAQARAVVAEITARVQAPHAGCSTSVVEDSWTSTVTFDPELAARLVRTLGGLPALAAGAGHDAGVLAARVPTAMLFVRNPTGISHSPDEFATLEDCVAGVEALDTLLRELL encoded by the coding sequence ATGCCTGACCTCGTCGCTCACGGCGTGCTCGCCGGTCTCGACGAGATCGCCGACACCGGTCGCGACCGGCGCGCCGGCGGCTACTCCCGGCACCTCTGGCAGAGCGCCGACCTCGAACTGCGGGCCTGGTTCACCGAACGCGCCGAGCGCCTCGGACTGAACGTGGAGGTGGACCGCAACGGCAACACCTGGGCCTGGTGGGGCGCACCGGGGTCGGATGCCGTGGTGGTCGGCAGCCACCTCGACTCCGTGCCCGGCGGCGGCGCCTACGACGGGCCGCTCGGCGTGGTCTCCGCGCTCGAGGCCGTCGCCCGGCTGCAGGCCGCCGGCTTCACGCCCGGCCGGCCCTGCGCGGTCCTGGTCTTCGCCGAGGAGGAGGGTTCCCGCTTCGGCGTGGCCTGCCTCGGCTCCCGGTTGCTCTCCGGTGCCATCGACGCCAACCGGGCCCGCGCCCTCACCGACCGGGCCGGCATCACCCTCGGCGAGGCCGCGGCGACGGCCGGCCTCGACCCCGCGCACCTGGGCCGGGACCAGGAGTCCCTGGACCGCATCGGTATATTCCTCGAACTGCATGTGGAACAGGGCCGGGGACTGATCGATCTCCGTGAGCCCCTCGCGGTGGCCTCGTCGATCCTCGCGCACGGCCGCTGGCGGCTGAGCTTCACCGGGCAGGGCAACCACGCCGGCGCCACCCCGATGACCGACCGGCGTGACCCGATGGTCGCCGCCGCGCACGCCATCGTGTCCGTGCAGCAGGCGGCCCTGGCCAGCCCCGGGTCCCGCGCCACGGTGGGACGCATCGAGGCCGTGCCCGGCGGCACCAACGTGATCCCCTCCGTCGTGCACGCCTGGCTGGATGCGCGCGCCGAGACCGACGCCCAGGCCCGCGCCGTGGTGGCCGAGATCACCGCACGGGTGCAGGCGCCGCACGCCGGCTGCTCCACCTCCGTGGTGGAGGACTCCTGGACGAGCACCGTCACCTTCGACCCCGAGTTGGCCGCCCGGCTCGTCCGCACGCTCGGCGGGCTGCCCGCGCTGGCCGCTGGCGCCGGCCACGATGCGGGGGTGCTCGCTGCCCGCGTGCCCACCGCGATGCTGTTCGTGCGCAACCCCACCGGCATCTCGCACTCGCCCGACGAGTTCGCCACCCTCGAGGACTGCGTCGCCGGCGTCGAGGCCCTGGACACCCTGCTGCGGGAGCTGCTGTGA
- the hutU gene encoding urocanate hydratase, translating into MTDLPETSPTGTNTPPTDAPPTDPHPPRVVRAARGTTLTAKSWQTEGPLRMLMNNLDPDVAEHPEKLVVYGGTGKAARNWAAYDAIVRTLTTLEKDETLLVQSGKPVGVFRTHEWAPRVLIANSNLVGDWATWPEFRKLEALGLTMYGQMTAGSWIYIGTQGILQGTYETFAAVAAKLAARKDGKYKHSNGTLAGTLTLTGGAGGMGGAQPMAVTLNEGVVLIVDVDPSRLARRVEHGYLDEMTDDLDDALARVLTAKAERRPLSVGLVGNAATVFAELFAREVPIDIVTDQTSAHDPLAYLPEGVTVAEWHAYAAEKPEEFTDRARASMAKQVQAMVDFQMYGAEVFDYGNSIRAEALLGGCERAFDFPGFVPAYIRPLFAEGKGPFRWAALSGDPADIAATDRAIVELFPHDEHLRRWITAAGEKVPFEGLPARICWLGYQERHLAGLTFNQMVASGELSAPIVIGRDHLDSGSVASPYRETEGMKDGSDAIADWPLLNALLNTASGATWVSIHHGGGVGIGRSIHAGQVIVADGTQLAAEKISRVLVNDPGTGVMRHVDAGYERAEEVARERGLRVPMWETDTAAGTTVTDAPDA; encoded by the coding sequence ATGACCGACCTGCCCGAGACCAGCCCGACCGGCACCAACACCCCGCCGACGGATGCGCCGCCCACCGATCCGCATCCGCCGCGCGTGGTGCGCGCCGCCCGCGGCACCACCCTCACGGCGAAGAGCTGGCAGACCGAGGGCCCGCTGCGGATGCTGATGAACAACCTCGACCCCGACGTCGCCGAGCACCCGGAGAAGCTCGTGGTCTACGGCGGTACCGGCAAGGCCGCCCGTAACTGGGCGGCCTACGACGCGATCGTGCGCACCCTCACCACGCTCGAGAAGGACGAAACCCTGCTCGTGCAGTCCGGCAAGCCGGTGGGTGTGTTCCGCACCCACGAGTGGGCTCCCCGGGTGCTGATCGCCAACTCCAACCTCGTCGGCGACTGGGCCACCTGGCCGGAGTTCCGCAAGCTCGAGGCCCTCGGCCTCACCATGTACGGCCAGATGACCGCCGGCTCCTGGATCTACATCGGCACCCAGGGCATCCTGCAGGGCACCTACGAGACCTTCGCCGCCGTGGCCGCCAAGCTCGCCGCCCGAAAGGACGGGAAATACAAGCACAGTAACGGCACCCTGGCCGGCACCCTCACCCTCACCGGCGGCGCCGGCGGCATGGGCGGCGCCCAGCCCATGGCGGTCACCCTCAACGAGGGTGTTGTGCTCATCGTCGACGTCGACCCGTCCCGCCTGGCCCGCCGGGTCGAACACGGCTACCTCGACGAGATGACCGACGACCTCGACGACGCCCTCGCCCGGGTGCTCACCGCCAAGGCCGAGCGCCGGCCGCTGTCGGTGGGCCTGGTGGGCAACGCCGCCACGGTCTTCGCCGAGCTCTTCGCCCGGGAGGTGCCCATCGACATCGTCACCGACCAGACCAGCGCCCACGACCCGCTCGCCTACCTGCCCGAGGGCGTCACGGTGGCCGAGTGGCACGCCTACGCGGCCGAGAAGCCTGAGGAGTTCACCGACCGGGCCCGCGCCTCGATGGCCAAGCAGGTGCAGGCCATGGTCGACTTCCAGATGTACGGCGCCGAGGTCTTCGACTACGGCAACTCCATCCGCGCCGAGGCGCTGCTCGGCGGCTGCGAGCGGGCGTTCGACTTCCCCGGCTTCGTGCCGGCCTATATCCGGCCGCTCTTCGCCGAGGGCAAGGGCCCGTTCCGCTGGGCCGCGCTCTCCGGTGACCCGGCCGACATCGCCGCCACCGACAGAGCCATCGTCGAACTCTTCCCTCACGACGAACACCTGCGCCGCTGGATCACCGCGGCCGGCGAGAAGGTGCCCTTCGAGGGCCTGCCCGCCCGCATCTGCTGGCTCGGCTACCAGGAACGCCACCTCGCCGGGCTCACATTCAATCAGATGGTCGCCTCCGGCGAGCTGTCCGCCCCGATCGTGATCGGCCGCGACCACCTCGACTCCGGATCGGTGGCCTCGCCCTACCGCGAGACCGAGGGCATGAAAGACGGCTCGGATGCCATCGCCGACTGGCCGCTGCTGAACGCGCTGCTGAACACCGCGTCCGGCGCCACCTGGGTGTCGATCCACCACGGCGGCGGGGTCGGCATCGGCCGCAGCATCCACGCCGGCCAGGTGATAGTCGCTGACGGCACGCAGCTGGCCGCCGAGAAGATCTCCCGGGTGCTCGTCAACGACCCCGGCACCGGAGTGATGCGCCACGTTGACGCCGGCTACGAACGCGCCGAAGAGGTGGCCCGCGAGCGTGGCCTGCGGGTGCCGATGTGGGAGACCGATACCGCTGCCGGTACGACAGTCACGGATGCGCCCGATGCCTGA
- the hutH gene encoding histidine ammonia-lyase: MHTADTVPPTVRTAPAPVTVGTGPVSVADVVAVARHDAPVHLGEDARAAVAASRATIEVLATDAAPHYGISTGFGALATTFITSADRTRLQQSLVRSHAAGSGAEVERETVRALMLLRLSTLLTGRTGIRLSTAEAYAGLLNAGITPIVREYGSLGCSGDLAPLAHCALALMGEGTVRDAAGTELSAADALAAAGLEPVLLAEKEGLALINGTDGMLGQLSLALHDLHTLLATADIAAAMSIEALLGTDATFAADLAGLRPQLGQQASAANLRHLLAGSPIVASHKTPECTRVQDAYSLRCAPQVHGAARDTIDHASRIAERELASAIDNPVVTINGRVESNGNCHGAPVAYVLDFLAIAVADVASMSERRTDRMLDPARSNGLPAFLAHDVGVDSGLMIAQYTAAGIVSELKRLAVPASVDSIPSSAMQEDHVSMGWHAARKLRTGIDGLARVLGIEVMTAGRALDLRAPLKPGPATGAVLAEVRREVAGPGPDRFLSPEIESVAASVRSGAVLAAAQSATGALY; this comes from the coding sequence ATGCACACCGCCGACACCGTCCCGCCCACCGTCAGAACCGCTCCGGCCCCCGTCACCGTGGGCACCGGCCCGGTCTCGGTGGCGGATGTCGTCGCCGTCGCCCGCCACGACGCCCCGGTGCACCTCGGCGAGGACGCCCGCGCCGCCGTGGCCGCCAGCCGCGCCACCATCGAGGTGCTCGCCACCGACGCGGCCCCGCACTACGGCATCTCCACCGGGTTCGGCGCCCTGGCCACCACCTTCATCACGTCGGCCGACCGCACCCGGCTGCAGCAGAGCCTGGTGCGCTCGCACGCGGCCGGTTCCGGCGCCGAGGTGGAGCGGGAGACCGTGCGCGCGCTGATGCTGCTGCGCCTATCCACCCTGCTCACCGGCCGCACCGGCATCCGCCTGTCGACCGCCGAGGCCTATGCCGGCCTGCTCAACGCCGGCATCACGCCGATCGTGCGCGAGTACGGCTCGCTCGGCTGCTCGGGCGACCTGGCCCCGCTGGCCCACTGCGCCCTGGCGCTGATGGGCGAGGGCACCGTGCGCGATGCCGCCGGCACCGAGCTGTCCGCTGCAGACGCCCTGGCGGCCGCCGGCCTCGAACCGGTGCTGCTGGCCGAGAAGGAGGGCCTTGCCCTCATCAACGGCACCGACGGCATGCTCGGCCAGCTCAGCCTGGCCCTGCACGACCTGCACACCCTGCTCGCCACCGCCGACATCGCCGCCGCGATGAGCATCGAGGCACTGCTCGGCACGGATGCCACCTTCGCCGCCGACCTCGCCGGCCTCCGCCCACAGCTGGGCCAGCAGGCCTCCGCCGCCAACCTCCGCCACCTGCTCGCCGGCTCCCCCATCGTGGCCAGCCACAAGACCCCGGAATGCACCCGGGTGCAGGACGCCTACTCGCTGCGCTGCGCCCCGCAGGTGCACGGCGCCGCCCGCGACACGATAGACCACGCGAGCCGTATCGCCGAGCGTGAGCTGGCCAGCGCCATCGACAATCCCGTCGTCACGATCAACGGCCGCGTCGAATCCAACGGCAACTGCCACGGCGCCCCGGTCGCCTACGTGCTCGACTTCCTCGCCATCGCCGTGGCCGACGTCGCGAGCATGTCCGAGCGCCGCACCGACCGGATGCTCGACCCGGCCCGCAGCAACGGCCTGCCCGCGTTCCTCGCCCACGATGTGGGGGTCGACTCCGGCCTGATGATCGCCCAGTACACCGCCGCGGGCATCGTCTCCGAGCTCAAGCGCCTCGCGGTGCCCGCCTCGGTCGACTCGATCCCGTCCTCGGCCATGCAGGAGGACCACGTTTCGATGGGCTGGCACGCCGCCCGCAAGCTCCGCACCGGCATCGACGGCCTCGCCCGGGTGCTCGGCATCGAGGTCATGACCGCCGGCCGTGCCCTCGACCTGCGCGCACCCCTGAAGCCCGGCCCCGCCACCGGCGCGGTGCTCGCCGAGGTGCGACGCGAGGTCGCCGGTCCCGGCCCCGACCGGTTCCTCTCCCCCGAGATCGAGTCCGTCGCCGCCTCCGTGCGGAGCGGCGCCGTGCTCGCCGCCGCCCAGAGCGCCACCGGCGCGCTGTACTGA
- a CDS encoding DUF664 domain-containing protein, whose translation MLSTDLMTDAFGRVQEAVHAVLVGAGSDLLEFRVDPEANTIAWLVWHLTRVQDDHVSDLMDEPQVWTAGGWQKRFNLPFAAGATGYRQSAGEVAAVRAGADLLRGYFDAVHERTIAYLGTLREDDFSRVVDTRWTPPVTVAVRLVSVIGDDLEHAGQAAFVRGLAIRAGPH comes from the coding sequence ATGCTCTCAACCGACCTGATGACGGATGCCTTCGGCCGGGTGCAGGAGGCGGTGCACGCCGTGCTGGTCGGCGCCGGGTCCGATCTGCTCGAGTTCCGTGTCGACCCAGAGGCCAACACCATCGCCTGGCTGGTCTGGCACCTCACCCGCGTACAGGACGACCATGTCTCCGACCTCATGGACGAGCCGCAGGTCTGGACGGCCGGAGGCTGGCAGAAACGCTTCAATCTTCCCTTCGCCGCCGGTGCCACGGGGTACCGGCAGAGCGCCGGCGAGGTCGCGGCCGTGCGGGCCGGCGCCGACCTGCTGCGCGGCTACTTCGACGCGGTGCACGAGCGCACGATCGCGTACCTGGGCACGCTGCGCGAGGACGACTTCAGCCGCGTGGTCGACACCCGCTGGACGCCGCCGGTGACCGTGGCCGTGCGGCTGGTCAGCGTGATCGGCGACGACCTCGAGCACGCCGGCCAGGCCGCGTTCGTGCGCGGGCTGGCGATACGGGCCGGCCCGCACTGA
- a CDS encoding gluconokinase, with amino-acid sequence MGISGSGKSTVAGILAGQLGWDLEEGDDLHPQENIDKMSSGQPLNDEDRAPWLDTISSWIIEHTMAGVPGIITCSALKRRYRDVLREHNVTFVHLTGSKDLIGRRLATRHDHYMPTSLLDSQVDALEPPEPDENAITIHAGRKPAEEAAEIVRRLGLTPSPGSSALGARDPGQSSVARPTP; translated from the coding sequence ATGGGCATCTCCGGCTCCGGCAAGTCCACCGTGGCGGGCATCCTCGCCGGCCAGCTCGGCTGGGACCTCGAAGAGGGCGACGACCTGCACCCGCAAGAGAACATCGACAAGATGTCCTCCGGTCAGCCTCTCAACGATGAAGACCGCGCGCCGTGGCTCGACACCATCTCCTCGTGGATCATCGAGCACACCATGGCGGGCGTGCCCGGCATCATCACCTGCTCGGCGCTCAAGCGTCGCTACCGGGACGTGCTGCGCGAGCACAACGTGACCTTCGTGCACCTGACCGGCTCGAAAGACCTGATCGGACGGCGGCTGGCCACCCGGCACGACCACTACATGCCCACCTCGCTGCTGGACTCGCAGGTGGATGCGCTCGAGCCGCCGGAGCCCGACGAGAACGCGATCACGATCCACGCCGGCCGGAAGCCCGCCGAGGAGGCCGCCGAGATCGTGCGCCGCCTGGGTCTCACGCCGAGCCCCGGCTCCTCGGCCCTGGGCGCCCGCGACCCCGGCCAGTCCTCGGTAGCCCGCCCCACTCCCTAG
- a CDS encoding GntP family permease has translation MNVTRAIQAVEPVVPAGSTLQLILAATIGVAVIIVLITWLKVHPFLALSIGAVGVGVGAGMAPNAAVTSFGAGFGSTMAGVGVLVGFGAMFGKLLADSGGADRIVDALVSRSSVRTLPWTMALIGGLIGLPMFFEVGLVLLIPVIILVARRSGQSLIRIAIPALAGLSVMHGLVPPHPGPLVAVTTLNANLGLTLAIGVLIAIPTVIIAGPLFSKFAARWVKVPVPEMFITAADQGLEENIKRPSFIATVSGILLPVVLMLARSIADAINPGSTDPLNATLDFLGTPMIALGIAVLYAMIVFGRGGGMDRAAVSKSLADSLPPIAGILLIVGAGGGFKQVLIDTGIGTVIADAVNGSSVSVLLLAWVVSALVRVATGSATVATVTAAGILAPVAASLGATDVSLMVLAIGAGSLFLSHVNDAGFWLVKEYLGTSVPQTLKTWTVMECLISITGLAGVLLLNVVI, from the coding sequence ATGAATGTGACCCGCGCGATTCAGGCAGTGGAACCAGTGGTTCCCGCCGGCAGCACTCTCCAACTCATCCTCGCGGCGACCATCGGCGTCGCCGTGATCATCGTGCTGATCACGTGGCTCAAGGTACATCCCTTCCTGGCTCTCTCCATCGGCGCCGTCGGCGTGGGTGTGGGCGCCGGCATGGCCCCCAACGCCGCGGTCACCAGCTTCGGCGCCGGCTTCGGCTCCACCATGGCCGGCGTGGGTGTGCTGGTGGGCTTCGGCGCCATGTTCGGCAAGCTGCTGGCCGACTCCGGCGGAGCCGACCGCATCGTCGACGCACTCGTGAGCCGCTCCAGCGTGCGCACCTTGCCGTGGACCATGGCGCTCATCGGTGGCCTGATCGGCCTGCCGATGTTCTTCGAGGTCGGCCTGGTGCTGCTCATCCCCGTCATCATCCTCGTCGCCCGGCGCAGTGGCCAGTCGCTCATCCGCATCGCCATCCCGGCCCTGGCCGGCCTGTCCGTCATGCACGGCCTGGTGCCGCCGCATCCCGGCCCTCTCGTGGCCGTCACCACCCTGAACGCAAACCTCGGCCTCACCCTGGCCATCGGCGTGCTCATCGCCATCCCCACCGTGATCATCGCCGGCCCGCTGTTCAGCAAGTTCGCGGCCCGCTGGGTCAAGGTGCCGGTACCCGAAATGTTCATCACCGCCGCCGACCAGGGCCTCGAGGAGAACATCAAGCGGCCGAGCTTCATCGCCACCGTCTCGGGCATCCTGCTGCCGGTCGTGCTGATGCTCGCCCGCTCGATCGCCGACGCCATCAACCCCGGCTCCACCGACCCGCTCAACGCCACCCTGGACTTCCTCGGCACCCCGATGATCGCGCTGGGGATCGCCGTGCTCTACGCCATGATCGTCTTCGGTCGTGGTGGCGGCATGGACCGTGCCGCCGTGTCGAAGTCGCTCGCCGACTCGCTGCCCCCGATCGCCGGCATCCTGCTCATCGTCGGCGCCGGCGGTGGCTTCAAGCAGGTGCTCATCGACACCGGAATCGGCACCGTCATCGCCGACGCCGTCAACGGCTCGAGCGTCTCGGTACTGCTGCTGGCGTGGGTCGTTTCCGCGCTGGTGCGCGTGGCCACCGGGTCGGCCACCGTCGCCACCGTGACGGCCGCGGGCATCCTCGCGCCGGTCGCCGCCAGCCTCGGCGCCACGGATGTCTCGCTCATGGTTCTGGCCATCGGCGCCGGTTCGCTGTTCCTCTCGCACGTCAACGACGCGGGCTTCTGGCTGGTGAAGGAGTACCTCGGCACCAGCGTTCCGCAGACCCTGAAGACCTGGACGGTCATGGAGTGCCTCATCTCCATCACCGGCCTGGCCGGGGTCCTCCTCCTGAACGTGGTGATCTAG
- a CDS encoding FadR/GntR family transcriptional regulator — protein sequence MKVTAVGGETWRDRGLHARVVNALGQEIVDGTYAPGDILNLDRLSERFAVSRSVLREALRVLQSVGMVEPRQRVGTQVLARRSWDLFSPQIIQWRGQGDYFAQMREMLELRLGIEPVAARLSARLMTAEEREAVAKAAAAMVQADRAQDGRRYLEADVEFHTLILQGAGNAVMGHFASTVAALLRTREQEKRFTITDYTPASAHRHNDLAEAIVAGDEDAAYASAYATIEATLTEFVQESADATSSAG from the coding sequence GTGAAAGTGACTGCAGTGGGCGGCGAAACCTGGCGGGACCGGGGATTGCACGCACGGGTGGTGAACGCGCTCGGTCAGGAGATCGTCGACGGCACGTATGCGCCCGGCGACATCCTCAATCTCGACCGGCTGAGCGAACGCTTTGCCGTGTCGCGCTCCGTGCTGCGGGAGGCCCTGCGGGTGTTGCAGTCGGTGGGCATGGTGGAGCCGCGCCAGCGGGTGGGCACCCAGGTGCTGGCCAGGCGGTCGTGGGACCTGTTCAGCCCCCAGATCATCCAGTGGCGCGGCCAGGGCGACTACTTCGCCCAGATGCGCGAGATGCTCGAGCTGCGCCTGGGCATCGAACCCGTGGCCGCGCGGCTGAGCGCCCGCCTGATGACCGCCGAGGAACGGGAGGCCGTGGCCAAGGCCGCAGCCGCCATGGTGCAGGCCGACCGAGCCCAGGACGGCCGGCGCTACCTTGAGGCCGATGTCGAGTTCCACACCCTGATCCTGCAAGGCGCCGGCAACGCCGTGATGGGCCACTTCGCGAGCACCGTGGCCGCCCTGTTGCGCACCCGGGAGCAGGAGAAGCGCTTCACGATCACCGACTACACCCCGGCATCCGCGCATCGGCACAACGACCTGGCCGAGGCCATCGTGGCGGGCGACGAGGATGCCGCGTACGCCTCGGCGTATGCCACCATCGAGGCCACCCTCACCGAGTTCGTGCAGGAGTCGGCCGACGCGACCAGCAGCGCAGGCTAA
- a CDS encoding ATP-binding protein, producing MTQWRIRDFHTDDLDGILRLWEEVTASSTDPVYGLSEVLASCQKDDAVVAVHGDEVVGAAVGRAAHAQGWVVFLATTKPWQSHGIGSALLAALEKRMAPHALTKLSALMPETATRVDAFLNRGFEIKNHLSYFERRIPVQGQEIRALADLGGRILPRDLWAGVGGMVREKEMLERRLVMPLARPEMADRYGVVPPKAVVLFGPPGTGKTTFAKAIASRLDWPFVEVFPSRLATDPQGLAGALRGTFGKIDDLDHAVVFIDEVEEIAAQRGGEPPSPLQGVTNELLKLIPAFRERPGRLLVCATNFIRTLDSAFLRHGRFDYVVPIGLPDAEARHAIWERYLPAAVTGTVDLAALVAASDGFSPADIEYAARRASQQALEDALSAGADESAPGGPGTSDYLAGIRGTRTTVSAQVAAEFLEDIDRLARL from the coding sequence ATGACTCAGTGGCGCATCCGTGACTTTCACACCGACGACCTCGACGGCATCCTGCGCCTCTGGGAGGAGGTGACCGCGTCGAGCACCGACCCGGTCTATGGGCTGTCGGAGGTGCTCGCCTCCTGCCAGAAGGACGACGCGGTCGTGGCCGTGCACGGCGACGAGGTGGTCGGGGCCGCGGTCGGCCGGGCCGCCCACGCTCAGGGCTGGGTCGTGTTCCTCGCCACGACCAAACCGTGGCAAAGCCACGGCATAGGCTCCGCCCTGTTGGCCGCCCTCGAAAAGCGGATGGCGCCGCACGCGCTGACGAAACTCTCCGCGCTCATGCCGGAGACCGCCACCCGGGTGGACGCGTTCCTCAACCGCGGCTTCGAGATCAAGAACCACCTCAGCTACTTCGAGCGCCGCATCCCCGTGCAGGGCCAGGAGATTCGGGCTCTGGCCGACCTCGGCGGGCGCATCCTGCCGCGCGACCTGTGGGCGGGCGTCGGCGGTATGGTGCGGGAGAAGGAGATGCTCGAGCGGCGGCTGGTGATGCCCCTGGCCCGGCCGGAGATGGCCGACAGGTACGGCGTCGTACCACCAAAGGCCGTGGTGCTCTTCGGCCCGCCCGGCACCGGCAAGACCACCTTCGCCAAGGCCATCGCCTCCCGGCTGGACTGGCCGTTCGTGGAGGTGTTCCCGTCCCGGCTGGCGACGGACCCGCAGGGTCTGGCGGGCGCGCTGCGGGGAACCTTCGGCAAGATCGATGACCTCGATCACGCGGTGGTTTTCATCGACGAGGTCGAGGAGATCGCCGCCCAGCGCGGCGGCGAACCGCCCTCACCGCTGCAGGGCGTGACCAACGAGCTACTCAAGCTCATCCCGGCCTTCCGCGAGCGGCCCGGGCGACTGCTGGTCTGCGCCACCAACTTCATCCGCACCCTCGACTCGGCGTTCCTGCGGCACGGCCGGTTCGACTACGTCGTGCCGATCGGGCTGCCGGATGCCGAGGCCCGGCACGCAATTTGGGAGCGCTACCTTCCCGCCGCCGTGACCGGCACCGTCGACCTCGCCGCGCTGGTCGCGGCCAGCGACGGGTTCTCCCCCGCCGACATCGAGTACGCCGCCCGACGGGCCTCCCAGCAGGCGCTGGAAGACGCCCTCTCCGCGGGCGCCGACGAGTCCGCGCCCGGTGGGCCGGGTACCTCGGACTATCTGGCCGGCATCCGCGGCACCCGCACCACGGTCTCGGCGCAGGTGGCCGCCGAGTTTCTCGAGGACATCGACCGGCTCGCCCGGCTCTGA